The window CGGCGACCACGCAATGCACGCCCCACACCACCGACAGCTTGCGCCCGGTGGCGAGGTTCGGCGTGATCGCGACCACCGGCACCTTGGGCCGCTCGCGCGCCACGCGGATCGCGGTCGAGCCGGATGACGTCCAGCAGATGATTGCCGACAGATCGAGCGTCTCGGCGATCTGCCGCGCGGCATCGGCAATGGCATCGCCCACCGTCGCCTCCGGATCGACGCGCTGTGCGTTGATCACGCTGCGATAGGTCGGATCGCGCTCCACCTCCTCGCCGATGCGGTTCATGGTCGAGACCGCTTCGACCGGGAATTTGCCGGCGGCGGATTCCGCCGACAGCATGATGGCGTCGGCGCCCTCGTAGACGGCGGTGGCGACGTCGGAGACTTCGGCGCGCGTCGGCACCGGTGCCTGGATCATCGACTCCAGCATCTGGGTTGCGACCACCACCGGCCTGCCGGCGCCGCGCGCCATCCGGATCATCTGCTTCTGCAGGCTCGGCACCCGCTCCAACGGCAGCTCGACGCCGAGATCGCCGCGCGCCACCATCAATGCGTCCGCCACCTCGATGATGTCGGCGAGTCGGTCGATCGCCTGCGGCTTCTCGATCTTGGCCATCACCGCGGCGCGACCGCGGATCATCTTCTTGGCCTCGATCACGTCCTCGGCACGCTGCACGAAGGACAGCGCAACCCAGTCGATCCCTTCCGGCAGCGCGGCTTCCAGATCGGCACGGTCCTTCGGGGTCATCGCGGAGACCGGCAGGTCGGTGTCGGGCAGGCTGACGCCCTTGCGGTCCGACATCTTGCCGCCGATCACGACGCGCGTGACCGCGCGGTCGGGCGAGGTTTCCTCGGCGATCAGCCGCACCTTGCCGTCGTCGAGCAACAGCGCGTGGCCGGGCCGGAGCGCGGCGAGGATCTCCGGATGCGGAAGCTGGACGCGGCTGTTGTCGCCGGGCGTCTTGTCGGAATCCAGAATGAAGCTCTGGCCGTTCTTGAGCTGGGTCGACCCTTCCGCAAAGGCGCCGACCCGCAGCTTCGGCCCCTGCAGGTCGACCAGGATGCCGATCGGCCGGCCGTAGCTCGATTCGACATTGCGGATGGTCTTGACCAGCTCCCGCATCTTGTCATGCGGGGTATGGCTCATGTTGATGCGGAACACGTCGGCGCCCGCCTCGAACAGCCTGCGGATCATCGCGCTGTCTGAGGAGGCCGGGCCGAGCGTTGCGAGGATCTTGATTCGGCGCAGTCGTCTCATTGTTTGTTTCCGGGTGGTGCGGCTGGCGGCAGACCCGACGCGCCCGGAGGCGCTGCGCCCGGCGGCGGGTTGGGCAGGCCCGGCATCGCCCCGGGACTTCCCGGGGCCACGCCGCCCGGCATTCCCGGTACTTTCTGCGGCTGTTGTTCGTTGGCTTCGGTCAGCTGGACGGTCCATGCACGCTGCTCGCCGGTGTCGACCTCGAAGAAGCCGGTGCGGTCAAAGCCCCGCGCCAGGCAATTCTCGGTGCCCTTGATGGTGAATTCCTTGTCGCGCGAGCACATGAAGGCCTGGCCGGACCATTCGCCGCCGCGATCGTAGTCGAGAGCGTAGATGTAGTAGTAGCGCGCCACAAGGTTGCCGCGCAGCAGGGTCTCGCAGGTCCGCGACGACACATTCCACCAGCCTTCTGTGGTCCAGCCCTCGGCATCCTTGTAGCCGAGCGCGATCCCGACCCGGCTCGAGGTGTTGTTGCAGAGCCGGAAATCGGCGGCCGCCGGGCTCGTCCACAGGCATGCCGCGACAAGCGCCAGCACCGGCAGGATGCCGGCCAGGATCAGGCGGATGGTGCGGGGAGCTGAGGCGAGAGAATCTGTTGGGCTCATGCGGCGAAGCTATATCAAATCATTGTCGATTTCGCGTGCCCGGCACGCACTGTCAACGGGCGGGCGCCCGTCTGCCACGCTGCGGCACCGTGGCCAGTGTGGCCAGCCAGCTCCGTATTGCGCGTCGATATGGCAAAATCTGTGACAATTCCCACCTGATATCAATATGGTGAGCACATCACACCGGGATCACGATCATGAGCATTGACGACAAAACCAGAACAGAACTTGAGGCCGCGGTGTTCCGGCGCCTCGTCGATCATCTGCGCAACCGGACCGATGTGCAGAACATCGACCTGATGAACCTTGCCGGCTTCTGCCGCAATTGCCTGTCCAACTGGATGAAGGAAGAGGCCGACGCCAAGGGCCTTGCCGTGAGCAAGGACGAGAGCCGCGAGGCGGTCTACGGCATGCCCTATGAGGAGTGGAAGGCGAAGTATCAGGGCGGCGCGACGCCGGAGCAGCTCGCGGCGATGAAGAAGGCCCAAAGCGGGCACTAATTCCCGATTGATGTGACCCCAGTTCCGTGGCCGTCCGCATCTCCTGTGGGCGCGCTGTGGATGAGCGCGATGTTTCCTTGACGGGACGTGCTCCAAAATCGAGGGTCGCCCGCAACAAGCGGTGCGCGTGGCGCGTATTCGCGCGACATTTCATTGCCATTTCAGGAGTACGCGATGGCCACCACGTCTGCCGCCGTTCAGGATGAACCCGCAACGCGATTTGCCAAGGACCAGCTCAAATCCATCATCGAGCGCATCGAGCGGCTGGAAGAGGAAAAGAAGACCATCTCGGACGATATCCGCGACGTCTATGCGGAGGCCAAGGGCAACGGCTTCGACGTCAAGGCGCTGCGCACCATCGTGCGCCTGCGCAAGCAGGACGCCAACGAGCGCCAGGAGCAGGAAACCATCCTGGAGACCTATATGCAGGCGCTCGGGATGCTCTGAGGCGGCAGGCGGGCCGGTCTGGCGTCGCCAAGGCGCCCCCCCGAGGTAACTCACCCAATCCTCTTGGCGAGGCTTGGGTGAAATCCCGGGATTTGCTACACTGCCGGTGAGGTAACCGGCAGAGCGTTCAGATGGACGTGCCAGGACCAGAGCGTCGGCTCGCTGCGGTCCTCGCCGCCGACATGGTCGGCTTTAGCCGACTGATGGAGGCTGACGAGACGGGCACCCTTGCGCGCCTCAAGACCCATCGGATCGAGCTGATCGATCCGGCCATCACCAAGAATCGCGGCCGCATCATCAAGACCACCGGCGACGGTCTGCTGGTCGAATTCCACAGCGTCGTCGATGCGGTGTTGTGCGCGGCCGAGGTCCAGCGCCGGATGGCCAAGCGCAACACCGACGTCGCGCCGGCGCGGTGGATGCAGTTTCGCATCGGCATCAATCTCGGCGATGTGATCGTCGACGGTGCCGACATCTTCGGCGACGGCGTCAATGTCGCCTCGCGCCTCGAGGTGCTGGCCGAACCCGGTGGCATCTGCATTTCCGGCGCGGTCCGCGATCAGGTCGGCGATCGCCTGGAAGATCTGAGCTTCGAGGATCTCGGCGACCAATCCGTCAAGAACATTGCGCGCCCGATCCGGGTTTTCCGCGTCCATCTCGAATCGGGCGCCAGATCCACTACTGACCATCCAAGCGCGGCGGCCGCCCCTGTCGTCGCCAAAAAGCCCTCCATCGCCGTGCTGCCGCTCGTCAATATGAGCGGCGATCCCGAGCAGGAATTCTTCGCCGACGGCCTCACCGAGGACATCATCACCGAGCTGTCGCGCTTCCACGATCTGCTCGTGATCTCGCGCAACTCGACCTTCGTGTACAAGGGCAAGGCGGTGAAGGTGCAGGACGTCGCGAAGGAATTCGCGGTCGACTATGTGCTGGAAGGCAGCGTGCGCAAGGCGGGCGGCCGGATTCGCGTCACCGTGCAGCTGATCGATGCCGAGGCCGACCGGCACGTCTGGGCCGAACGCTACGACCGCGAGCTCGCCGACATCTTCGCGATCCAGGACGAGATGACGCGCGCGATCGTGTCGACCTTGCCGGGCCGCGTCGAGGCCGCTGCCCATGACCGCGTCAAGCGCAAGCCGACCGACAACATGGCGGCCTATGAGTGCGTGCTTGCCGCCAAGGTGCTGCATCATCGCTCGGCCCGCGACGACAATGCGGAGGCGCGGCGTCTGCTCGAGCGGGCCATCGTGCTCGATCCCAACTACGCCCATGCGCACGCCTGGCGGGCCTGCGTGCTCGGCCAGACTTGGGTCTACAATTGGTGCGACGATCGCGACGCGACCTTCGCGGAGGTGGCGGCCGAGCTCGAGATCGCGCTCAAGCTCGACGACAACGACAGCGACGTGCACCGGATCCTCGCGGCGCTGAACCTCAACCGCGACGACCACGACAAGGCGGCCTTCCACCAGGAGCGCGCGCTCGCGCTCAATCCCAACTACGATCTGGTCGTCGTGCAGCAGGGCGAGCTCCTGACCTGGCTCGGGCGGCCGGAGGAGGGCATCGACTGGATCAAGCGGGCGATGCGCCTCAATCCGTTCCATCCGGAACGATTCTGGAGTCATCTCGGCCGGGCCTGCTATTGCGCCGAGAAATACGCCGACGCGGCCGAGGCGTTCTCGCGGATCACGCGGCCCGACCACACCCATCACGCCTTCCTCGCCGCGACATTGGCGCAGATGGGCAACGCGGTGGCGGCCGCAGCCCATGCGACCGAGGTGCTGAAGCGCGAGCCGACCTTCTCGGTCGGCGCTCACCTGGCAACCCAGCACTACAAGCGCGCGCCCGACCGGGCGCGCTACGAGGCCGGCCTGCTCAAGGCAGGGCTGCCGGCTTGACCTGCTGGTAAATTGACTCGCGAGGCTCAGCGCAGCGAGGCGGTGCGCAGCACGAACGACTGGGTCGTCAGGAGGGCGGTCGCCGAGCCCGAGAAGCGATCGCAGGTCATGCCCATCATCGGATCTTCCGAGAAGGTCATGGCGACGGCGGCCTGCGGCTTCACGAAATGCTGCCGCATCATGTTCATGTCGGTGTCGCCGAGCACGGTGGTCAGCATGCCGCTGCTCGCGCTCGGCGCCAGCATCACGACGCGCATCCAAATGTCGTTGCCCTTGGCGGCCGAGATCCGCGCCGACGTCGTGATGACGCCCTGGCCAGGTGTGCCCTTCGCAACGACGGTGTTGATTTCGGTGGCCGGCGCCGCCGCATTGCGCGCCGGGCGCACATTGCGCGGGATCGGCGCGGTCGCCGCGACGATGTTGGCGCGATCGACCGGTGAGGACGCGGCCGGCGCATAAGCGAGCGCCTTGTTGAAGTTGTCGGTCGTGCTGGCGGTGGTCTGCGGATCGGAGCCGCCGACCGCCTCACGCGCCTTCAGCGCGGCGATCTGCGCGGCCGATGCCTGCTTCGGCGCCGCGGACTCGTCACCCCAGAAACCGCGGGCATTGATGATGTCGGCCGGCGATTGCGGCGCGGTGTTCTCGGCCGTCTGCACCACCTGCACCGCCGGCTTCGCCTTCGGCATCGGGACGAGCTGCGCGTCGGCGGCGGCGAGCTGGATCGCGGCGGCGAACTGCTGCGGCTTGGCGCGCGGCAGCGGAACGGGGTCGGCGGATTTTGCAGGGGCCGCGGCCGCAACCACGGTGGGGGCCGCGGGCTTGTCGTTCACAGCGGCCGCGCCTTCGTCTTCATCGTCGCCCGACTTGCCGGCCCCGAACAGCTTCGCAAACAGGCTCGGCTTGCTGATGGTCGCAGCATCATCGCCATTGCCGCGGCGTTCGATGTCGGCCTTGGCGAGTTCATAGCCCTTCAGCGGTGTGCCGTCGGTCGGGACATGGACGGTGCGGCCGTCCGGGAACACCCGGACGAGCTGCTCGCGGGTCATCCGCGGCCAGTGGCGAATGCCGCCGGTGTCGAGATGCACGAAGGGCGAGCCCGAGGTCGGATAGAAGCCGACGCCGCCGCGCTGCAGGCGCAGGCCGGCGAAGCGGATCTGCTCCAGCGGCACGCCCGGAATGAAGAAGTCCATCGCATGCCCCAGCATGTGCTGGCTGTGGCGCGCAACGCCCGAGGAGCGGCGGCGGAGCATGGCGTTGGTGGCAGGGGCGCGATAGGCGGAGATGATCTGGATCGGCTGCTTGCCGCCGACGTCGTTATAGACTTCCCACAGGATGTCGAAGAGGTGACGGTCCATCACCGCCTCATCCTGGGAGCGCCAGTCGCGCAGGAAGTGATTGAGCTGCTTCAGCGCGGCTTCGTCGTAGCGGCCATCGCGTTTGAAGGTGATGTTGAGGTCTTCGCCGGAATGGGTGTGGTGGAAGGTGAGGGTGCGGGTCTGGTTCAGCGCAGTCGCATCGTGCACCGAGCCGGCGCCCGCCAACAGCAATAGCGCGGTCAGGCCGACTTGGTATCCGGCCTTAGGCAGCGACAGCGGATTGTAGCGGCGTGCGAAAACAGCCAGCACTATGAGCCCACCCAGTCGACGAGCGTTCGGTCGGCATCCTCGCAGACCCCCTGCGGAAGACGGTGAACGCTTTCTTAAAGCGGGAGGGTTAACCGAGGTTTACCGACCCGCCCCCAAGTTGGGCTTAACTAACTGGGGGAGTGTGGCAAAAGATAGCCCTGTTCCCCGGACCCCATGGGAAATGGTTAACGTAAACGATCTCGCTTTTCGAGCGAGATCGTTGATTTTACTTCAAAATTTATCCCAATCGGGCGGAGGGGCAGATTAGCGGGTGATCACCCGGCGCTGCTGCTGGGCCTGGCCGCGGCGGACCGGCTGCGGCTCCGGCTGGCCGAATCCACCGAACAGGCGCTCGAAGAAGTTCGGTCCGGAGGAGCCAAAGCCGCTGTTGTCGCCGGCGACGTTGACGCCAGGCGGCAGGCTGCTGCTCGGCGGCCGCGCGTAGCTCGGCTGGGCGTGCGCAACGACCGTTTCGAGGTCCTTGCCGCGGCTGTTCTTGAGCAACGACAGCATGGCGGCGTCGCGGCCGTAGATGTCCCTGCGGATTTGCAGCTTGCCGGCGTCGTCCACGAACGCGGTCTGGTAGGTGATGTTGACCGGGATCGGCGTCGGGAATTTCAGATCGACTTCGCTCGAGCCGTACATGCTGCGGATCCGTTCCGGCGTGTAGTGCTGGTTCGGCTCGGTGATGTTGAGCAGCACGGACGCGTACTGATCCGGATTCTGCACGCGCATGCAGCCGTGGCTGAAGGCGCGCTCATCCTTCGCGAACAAATACTTGTCCGGCGTGTCGTGCTGATAGACCAGGAACTTGTTCGGGAAATTGAAGCGGATGCGGCCGAGCGCGTTGGCTTCACCGGGCGGCTGCGAGACGTGGATCGAGCCGTCGCGGTTGCGCTCAAGCTTGAGGCCCATGCGCTGCAGCACCGTCGGATCCTGCTGCAGGGCCGGCAGATACTCGTTGTAGATGATCGACGGCGGCACGTTCCAGGTCGGATTGACCGTGATGTACTTCATCGTCTCGGTCAGCAGCGGCGTGGCGTGCTGGCCGGGCTTGCCGGTGACGACGCGCGTGGTCCAGACCTGCGCGCCGTTCTGCATCACCTTCAGCGTATAGTCGGGGATGTTGAGGATCACATAGGCATTGCCGACATTGGCAGCGCCGAGCTGGCGCGGCAGCCAGCGCCAGCGCTCCATGTTGACGAGCACGGTGTCGATCTGACGGTCGCGCTTCGGATTGTTCAGCGCCTTCACCGTGCGCTCGTCGAGCACGCCGGTCGCCTTGAGGTCGACGCTGCTCTGGAATTTCTCCACGGCCCGCGCCACCGTCGCGTCATACTTGGTGCTGTCGGCATCCTCGGTGATGCCGAGCTTGTTGCGCAGGTCCGGCACGCGCGGATCGTCCATCTCGACCGCGGCCTGCTTCTTGCGCGCGGGGACGTATTTCAGCGCAGGGCCGTCGGCGATCGTGATCACCGGGCCGTCGCCCTGGCCACGCAGCTCGGCGAGCTTCTTCTTGAGCTCCTTGTAGAGCTTCTGCGGCGGGTTATAGCCGTCGAGTGCGGCGGAGGCGTCCTTGGCCGAGGTCACATTCGCGAACACTTCGGCCGGATCGATCGGATGCTCCGGATAGAGGATGTCCGCCGACACCTGCGACCAGTGCATGCGGCCGCTCTGGGCCTGGCGCGCATAGTCCAGCATGCTGGCCGC of the Bradyrhizobium quebecense genome contains:
- the pyk gene encoding pyruvate kinase; translation: MRRLRRIKILATLGPASSDSAMIRRLFEAGADVFRINMSHTPHDKMRELVKTIRNVESSYGRPIGILVDLQGPKLRVGAFAEGSTQLKNGQSFILDSDKTPGDNSRVQLPHPEILAALRPGHALLLDDGKVRLIAEETSPDRAVTRVVIGGKMSDRKGVSLPDTDLPVSAMTPKDRADLEAALPEGIDWVALSFVQRAEDVIEAKKMIRGRAAVMAKIEKPQAIDRLADIIEVADALMVARGDLGVELPLERVPSLQKQMIRMARGAGRPVVVATQMLESMIQAPVPTRAEVSDVATAVYEGADAIMLSAESAAGKFPVEAVSTMNRIGEEVERDPTYRSVINAQRVDPEATVGDAIADAARQIAETLDLSAIICWTSSGSTAIRVARERPKVPVVAITPNLATGRKLSVVWGVHCVVAEDAHDLDDMVERAGSIAFRDGFAKAGQRVIIVAGVPLRAPGTTNMLRIASVGPNGDAQL
- a CDS encoding DUF1036 domain-containing protein, encoding MSPTDSLASAPRTIRLILAGILPVLALVAACLWTSPAAADFRLCNNTSSRVGIALGYKDAEGWTTEGWWNVSSRTCETLLRGNLVARYYYIYALDYDRGGEWSGQAFMCSRDKEFTIKGTENCLARGFDRTGFFEVDTGEQRAWTVQLTEANEQQPQKVPGMPGGVAPGSPGAMPGLPNPPPGAAPPGASGLPPAAPPGNKQ
- a CDS encoding DUF1244 domain-containing protein; its protein translation is MSIDDKTRTELEAAVFRRLVDHLRNRTDVQNIDLMNLAGFCRNCLSNWMKEEADAKGLAVSKDESREAVYGMPYEEWKAKYQGGATPEQLAAMKKAQSGH
- a CDS encoding DUF2312 domain-containing protein translates to MATTSAAVQDEPATRFAKDQLKSIIERIERLEEEKKTISDDIRDVYAEAKGNGFDVKALRTIVRLRKQDANERQEQETILETYMQALGML
- a CDS encoding adenylate/guanylate cyclase domain-containing protein; this translates as MDVPGPERRLAAVLAADMVGFSRLMEADETGTLARLKTHRIELIDPAITKNRGRIIKTTGDGLLVEFHSVVDAVLCAAEVQRRMAKRNTDVAPARWMQFRIGINLGDVIVDGADIFGDGVNVASRLEVLAEPGGICISGAVRDQVGDRLEDLSFEDLGDQSVKNIARPIRVFRVHLESGARSTTDHPSAAAAPVVAKKPSIAVLPLVNMSGDPEQEFFADGLTEDIITELSRFHDLLVISRNSTFVYKGKAVKVQDVAKEFAVDYVLEGSVRKAGGRIRVTVQLIDAEADRHVWAERYDRELADIFAIQDEMTRAIVSTLPGRVEAAAHDRVKRKPTDNMAAYECVLAAKVLHHRSARDDNAEARRLLERAIVLDPNYAHAHAWRACVLGQTWVYNWCDDRDATFAEVAAELEIALKLDDNDSDVHRILAALNLNRDDHDKAAFHQERALALNPNYDLVVVQQGELLTWLGRPEEGIDWIKRAMRLNPFHPERFWSHLGRACYCAEKYADAAEAFSRITRPDHTHHAFLAATLAQMGNAVAAAAHATEVLKREPTFSVGAHLATQHYKRAPDRARYEAGLLKAGLPA
- a CDS encoding DUF882 domain-containing protein, giving the protein MLAVFARRYNPLSLPKAGYQVGLTALLLLAGAGSVHDATALNQTRTLTFHHTHSGEDLNITFKRDGRYDEAALKQLNHFLRDWRSQDEAVMDRHLFDILWEVYNDVGGKQPIQIISAYRAPATNAMLRRRSSGVARHSQHMLGHAMDFFIPGVPLEQIRFAGLRLQRGGVGFYPTSGSPFVHLDTGGIRHWPRMTREQLVRVFPDGRTVHVPTDGTPLKGYELAKADIERRGNGDDAATISKPSLFAKLFGAGKSGDDEDEGAAAVNDKPAAPTVVAAAAPAKSADPVPLPRAKPQQFAAAIQLAAADAQLVPMPKAKPAVQVVQTAENTAPQSPADIINARGFWGDESAAPKQASAAQIAALKAREAVGGSDPQTTASTTDNFNKALAYAPAASSPVDRANIVAATAPIPRNVRPARNAAAPATEINTVVAKGTPGQGVITTSARISAAKGNDIWMRVVMLAPSASSGMLTTVLGDTDMNMMRQHFVKPQAAVAMTFSEDPMMGMTCDRFSGSATALLTTQSFVLRTASLR
- a CDS encoding L,D-transpeptidase family protein gives rise to the protein MRDCSNNRRGFDRVLMAVAATFLTVSASSAFAQDTPRSSASELAIDAAIPRPEPANVPPPTASDFKADTTAALPDAAKPADVKPAEMQATEAKPADAKPVDTKPAEPGATAKAVEPKPADVVTAPSTKPADASKIDAPKTDTAVAPAAATPAPATATAPSASPAPATATAPAITPAPATAAAPATEPAMAASNVAAEDQPVADKLRELLAGKSLRTFDRKNERAAAEKFYSAREYAPVFTKAGKLTDAGKGVIARLKDAAADGLDAADYPVPDFTAATTPDTLADAELKLAASMLDYARQAQSGRMHWSQVSADILYPEHPIDPAEVFANVTSAKDASAALDGYNPPQKLYKELKKKLAELRGQGDGPVITIADGPALKYVPARKKQAAVEMDDPRVPDLRNKLGITEDADSTKYDATVARAVEKFQSSVDLKATGVLDERTVKALNNPKRDRQIDTVLVNMERWRWLPRQLGAANVGNAYVILNIPDYTLKVMQNGAQVWTTRVVTGKPGQHATPLLTETMKYITVNPTWNVPPSIIYNEYLPALQQDPTVLQRMGLKLERNRDGSIHVSQPPGEANALGRIRFNFPNKFLVYQHDTPDKYLFAKDERAFSHGCMRVQNPDQYASVLLNITEPNQHYTPERIRSMYGSSEVDLKFPTPIPVNITYQTAFVDDAGKLQIRRDIYGRDAAMLSLLKNSRGKDLETVVAHAQPSYARPPSSSLPPGVNVAGDNSGFGSSGPNFFERLFGGFGQPEPQPVRRGQAQQQRRVITR